Sequence from the Candidatus Kinetoplastibacterium galatii TCC219 genome:
TGTTTTCTAGCCCTAATAAACCTGATTGTATCGTATATAAAAAATCATCATTTATGTCTAATAATACTTTATGTTTATTTTCATCCTTATCAGTATATTTTAGCAATTCTGCTTTTATTAATTGAGCTCCTGTTTTACTAAATGTAAGTTTAAGAACATCAGTCTCGATTGTAACAGTATCATCCATCAATTTTTTTGCAAAACTAATGTAAGATTTAACCGTTTCTTTTTTGCTGTTTTTTAGCAAAGGAACATGTTTCTGTGAAGTATCATTATCTTTTGTTTCAGATAATAAAGCTTTTGAGTTTGTTTTTATATAATTTTCATTTTGCCAATTGTTCCAAAGAACTAAAATAGAGCAAGAAAAAATAATCCAAATTAGAGTTCGTCTTATATCCATATTTAGTGATATCTTTTAATAAAAGGAATTGTTATAACTGAATAAATACTTTTAAGGTATTTTGTCATTCCCACCTTTGAAGAATGGGTTGCATCTTAAGATACGTAGAATAGTTAGATAAACTCCTTTAATATTTCCATATTTATTTATAGCATCTATAGCATACGTGGAACATGATGGATTAAATCTGCACTGTTTTCCAATTAATGGGCTTATCAAATATTTATAAAGTTTAATAAGTGTAATTAGTACGTTTTGCATCTCGAGATTTTATAAAAATGATTATTGATTTCAATAGCGGCTATTTTTTTGATTTCTATTAATGATGTT
This genomic interval carries:
- the yidD gene encoding membrane protein insertion efficiency factor YidD, which encodes MQNVLITLIKLYKYLISPLIGKQCRFNPSCSTYAIDAINKYGNIKGVYLTILRILRCNPFFKGGNDKIP